Proteins found in one Oncorhynchus mykiss isolate Arlee chromosome 3, USDA_OmykA_1.1, whole genome shotgun sequence genomic segment:
- the rs19 gene encoding 40S ribosomal protein S19 (The RefSeq protein has 3 substitutions compared to this genomic sequence), translating into MPGVTVKGVNQQEFVRALSAFLKKSGKLKVPDWVDIVKLAKHKELAPSDENWFYTRAASTVRHLYLRGGAGVGSMTKIYGGRQRNGVCPAHFSVGSKNVARKVLQALELLKMVEKNPNGGRRLTAQGTRDLDRIAGQVAVAKLPPKAVPTV; encoded by the exons ATGCCTGGTGTCACAGTGAAAGACGTCAACCAGCAGGAGTTTGTCCGTGCCCTGTCGGCTTTCCTGAAGAA GTCAGGAAAGCTGAAGGTCCCAGATTGGGTGGACATTGTCAAGCTGGCCAAACACAAGGAGCTGGCCCCCAGCGACGAGAACTGGTTCTACACCAGAGCTG CTTCCACAGTGCGCCACCTGTACCTGCGTGGGGGTGCCGGTGTGGGCTCCATGACCAAAATTTATGGTGGTCGCCAGAGGAACGGTGTGTGTCCCGCCCACTTCAGTGTTGGCTCCAAAAACGTGGCCCGCAAGGTGCTGCAGGCCCTCGAGCTTCTCAAGATGGTGGAGAAGAACCCCAACGG TGGTCGCAGACTAACCGCCCAGGGAACCAGAGATCTGGACAGGATTGCTGGCCAG GTTGCAGCTGCGAAGTTGCCCCCCAAGGCTGCCCCCACAGTTTAA